In Candidatus Kaistella beijingensis, a genomic segment contains:
- a CDS encoding DUF305 domain-containing protein, which yields MKNLEHDHNMLKDTDSTTGNHSKHEMESGKESVQHAQESHASAYKKLFWMLLISFISMFILMYAMVDKLANVIPNINQLYMAGLMASPMLIIELLLMGKMYPNKKLNKILMGLGVLMMVLFWSGIRQQTAVGDVQFLKSMIPHHAGAILMVEESNLVDPEVRKLGEEIIKAQEEEIAVMRAKIKELQTRK from the coding sequence ATGAAAAATTTAGAACATGATCACAACATGCTTAAGGATACTGATTCAACAACAGGCAATCATTCCAAACATGAAATGGAATCGGGCAAGGAGTCTGTCCAGCACGCGCAAGAAAGCCATGCCTCTGCATACAAAAAGTTATTTTGGATGCTTCTGATTTCCTTTATTTCAATGTTTATACTAATGTATGCGATGGTGGACAAGCTGGCTAACGTAATTCCAAACATAAACCAGTTATACATGGCAGGCCTGATGGCTTCTCCTATGTTAATCATCGAACTGCTGTTAATGGGGAAGATGTATCCCAACAAAAAACTCAATAAAATTCTTATGGGCCTCGGAGTGCTGATGATGGTGCTGTTTTGGTCCGGGATTCGGCAGCAGACAGCCGTGGGAGATGTCCAGTTTCTAAAGTCCATGATTCCACACCATGCAGGGGCTATTCTTATGGTCGAAGAAAGTAATCTGGTCGATCCGGAAGTGAGAAAGTTGGGCGAGGAAATTATCAAAGCACAGGAGGAAGAAATTGCCGTCATGAGGGCGAAAATTAAGGAACTTCAAACCCGGAAGTAA
- a CDS encoding heme-binding domain-containing protein has protein sequence MRKLNMIGWLSVIVVAVVLAIQFIPVERNVSTVPPGQSFERTEKVPANVAAILKVSCYDCHSNNTRYPWYSELQPGAWFMAQHIKKGRDELNFDEFNNYSKRRKKAKIKSVISQIEKEEMPLRSYRMMHGNARLSADEKKELLDFFNTINPH, from the coding sequence ATGAGAAAATTGAATATGATAGGCTGGCTGTCGGTGATAGTAGTGGCGGTTGTTTTAGCCATTCAATTCATACCGGTGGAGCGTAATGTCTCCACCGTTCCGCCAGGTCAAAGTTTTGAAAGAACCGAAAAGGTGCCCGCCAACGTGGCTGCTATTCTGAAAGTTTCCTGCTATGACTGTCATTCAAATAATACCCGTTATCCGTGGTATTCAGAATTGCAGCCCGGCGCTTGGTTTATGGCGCAGCATATTAAAAAAGGGAGAGACGAACTCAATTTTGATGAGTTCAATAACTATTCAAAAAGACGAAAAAAAGCAAAAATAAAAAGCGTAATCAGTCAGATTGAAAAAGAGGAAATGCCTTTAAGATCATACCGCATGATGCACGGAAACGCCAGATTATCAGCGGATGAAAAAAAAGAACTGTTAGATTTTTTTAATACCATTAACCCACACTAA
- a CDS encoding efflux RND transporter periplasmic adaptor subunit: MKFNILMLALLVFLYSCKKEEDPHAGHDTYYTCSMHPQVVSDKPGKCPICHMDLVPVEKKKNADPNEIILNDEQVKLGNIKTVALSDGSMADKLTLTGTLNFNQYQMQAVSSRVMGRVERLYYKNIGDFVPKGAPLVDIYSEELNNAKQEYLLALERRKLFVGNTSIDFDQLLQSSRNKLYLWGMSEGQIKQLERSGKATPTTTVFSNAAGYITDLSIAEGDYLAEGSTIVNLADLSSLWAEAQVYSSQMALLQKDSKVTVYIPDLDNLKINGKIDFTNPEISASSRINLVRISVPNKGNLLKPGMPVYVLVENKSRDGISMPVDAVIRDGKSSTVWVKTAKNTFVNRMVETGLEYEDRIEITSGIKAGDEVVVSGAFLLNSEYIFKKGADPMAGHDMSTM; this comes from the coding sequence ATGAAATTTAATATTTTAATGCTGGCCTTGCTGGTTTTTCTTTACTCCTGTAAAAAGGAGGAAGATCCTCATGCCGGCCACGATACCTACTACACCTGTTCCATGCACCCACAGGTAGTCTCCGATAAACCCGGAAAATGCCCGATTTGTCACATGGATTTGGTGCCTGTCGAGAAGAAAAAGAATGCTGATCCTAACGAAATTATTTTGAATGACGAGCAGGTTAAACTTGGGAATATCAAAACAGTCGCGCTATCAGATGGGTCTATGGCTGATAAACTTACGCTGACCGGAACACTCAATTTTAATCAGTACCAAATGCAGGCAGTAAGTTCAAGAGTAATGGGTAGAGTTGAACGGTTGTATTATAAAAACATTGGCGATTTTGTTCCGAAGGGGGCGCCGTTGGTCGATATTTACAGTGAAGAACTCAATAATGCAAAGCAGGAATATTTGCTGGCATTAGAAAGACGCAAGCTGTTCGTCGGTAATACTTCCATTGATTTTGATCAGCTGCTCCAAAGTTCCCGAAACAAGCTTTATTTATGGGGAATGTCCGAAGGCCAGATCAAACAGCTGGAAAGATCAGGAAAAGCCACACCTACCACCACTGTGTTCAGCAATGCAGCCGGTTACATCACCGATCTGAGCATTGCCGAAGGCGATTATCTTGCCGAAGGTAGCACCATCGTGAATCTGGCAGATCTTTCATCGCTTTGGGCAGAGGCGCAGGTGTATTCTTCCCAAATGGCTCTCCTTCAGAAAGACAGCAAGGTCACCGTATATATTCCCGATCTGGATAATTTGAAGATTAATGGGAAGATTGATTTTACAAACCCTGAAATAAGCGCCTCCAGCAGGATAAATCTGGTTCGCATTTCCGTGCCCAACAAAGGAAACCTGCTGAAACCCGGCATGCCGGTATATGTTCTGGTAGAAAACAAATCCCGTGATGGTATTTCAATGCCTGTGGATGCAGTAATCAGGGATGGGAAATCCTCCACGGTGTGGGTGAAAACCGCGAAGAACACCTTCGTCAACAGAATGGTGGAAACGGGTCTGGAATATGAAGACAGAATAGAAATCACCTCCGGAATTAAAGCGGGAGACGAAGTGGTGGTTTCCGGGGCTTTCCTGCTGAACAGCGAATATATATTTAAGAAAGGGGCAGATCCCATGGCGGGTCACGATATGAGCACCATGTAA
- a CDS encoding efflux RND transporter periplasmic adaptor subunit, giving the protein MRKIIIFTMLLFGLTACDKVKFWEDKHSAEAAMHAYTCPMHPEVISDKPGKCPKCGMDLVLKDAPEKKEEGIKLDDLLKPTNEFVVSEQPVIKVKRENIPTTVDALGTVEYDTRQIGSISSRVAGRIEKLYVRYKYQKVSKGQRILDIYSPELLTAQQNLLFVIKNDRSNKTMIDASRQKLLLLGMPASQIQKVIQRGKPDLTVPVFSNYSGHIQQAGSAGSMGSSPQSAPAMASNTAATAELPLKEGMYLQKGQNIFSVYNPNRTWALINIFSEDIALVSKGQSVMIIPEANPESRFKGTIGFIEPFFRQGSKTVTARVYFDNSTAKIPVGSQVKAEIMSHNRMADWLPKSAVVSLGIDKIAFKKVEGGFIAHKVVTGAVVGDKIQIVSGLLPEDGVAENAQYLMDSESFIKINR; this is encoded by the coding sequence ATGAGAAAAATTATAATATTCACTATGCTTTTATTTGGTTTGACCGCGTGTGACAAAGTTAAGTTCTGGGAAGATAAGCACTCGGCAGAAGCTGCAATGCATGCTTATACCTGTCCGATGCACCCGGAAGTGATTTCAGACAAACCCGGCAAATGTCCCAAATGTGGGATGGATTTGGTCCTGAAAGATGCCCCTGAAAAAAAGGAAGAGGGGATTAAACTCGACGATCTGCTGAAACCAACCAATGAATTTGTAGTGTCGGAACAGCCCGTAATAAAAGTAAAAAGAGAAAACATACCCACCACGGTTGATGCTTTAGGGACGGTAGAATACGATACTCGACAGATTGGCAGTATTTCCTCACGCGTTGCGGGCCGTATCGAGAAACTCTATGTGCGGTATAAATACCAGAAAGTGTCGAAAGGGCAGCGTATTTTAGATATATACAGCCCGGAACTTTTAACCGCACAGCAAAACCTGCTCTTCGTTATTAAAAATGACCGCTCAAACAAAACAATGATCGATGCTTCACGCCAGAAACTCCTTCTTTTGGGAATGCCGGCTTCACAGATACAGAAAGTCATCCAGCGAGGGAAACCTGATCTCACAGTTCCGGTTTTCAGCAATTACAGCGGACACATTCAGCAGGCAGGATCGGCCGGAAGCATGGGGTCATCACCACAATCTGCACCCGCAATGGCTTCAAATACGGCAGCCACCGCTGAACTACCTCTAAAAGAAGGAATGTATCTCCAGAAAGGACAGAATATTTTCAGTGTCTACAATCCCAACAGAACCTGGGCTCTGATCAATATTTTCTCTGAAGACATCGCACTGGTCAGCAAAGGACAGTCAGTCATGATCATCCCAGAAGCTAATCCGGAGAGCCGCTTCAAAGGAACCATCGGTTTTATTGAACCGTTCTTCAGGCAGGGCAGCAAAACCGTAACGGCGCGCGTCTATTTTGATAATTCCACCGCAAAAATTCCTGTCGGAAGTCAGGTTAAAGCGGAGATTATGAGCCACAACAGAATGGCAGATTGGCTGCCGAAATCAGCGGTGGTTTCTTTGGGGATTGATAAAATTGCGTTCAAAAAAGTTGAAGGCGGTTTTATTGCCCACAAGGTTGTTACCGGCGCGGTGGTAGGCGATAAAATTCAGATCGTCAGTGGTTTGCTTCCTGAAGATGGAGTTGCCGAAAATGCACAGTACCTGATGGACAGCGAAAGTTTCATAAAAATTAACAGATAA